A window from Solanum stenotomum isolate F172 chromosome 7, ASM1918654v1, whole genome shotgun sequence encodes these proteins:
- the LOC125871334 gene encoding auxin-responsive protein IAA14-like: MDLKETELCLGLPGGGGGGGGELIRDNNNNNKINGKRGFSETVDLKLNFHQANDDISCAMENNKMKNSVTTTKEVVCNKDPIKPPAKAQVVGWPPVRSFRKNVMAQKSNTEESEKTTVAFVKVCMDGAPYLRKVDLKMYKSYQELSDALAKMFSSFTNGNYGSQGMIDFMNESKLMDLLNSSEYVPTYEDKDGDWMLVGDVPWEMFVDSCKRLRIMKGSEAIGLAPRAMEKCKSRI, encoded by the exons ATGGATTTGAAAGAAACTGAGTTGTGTTTGGGACTAcctggtggtggtggtggcggAGGAGGTGAATTAATTCgcgataataataataataataagattaaTGGGAAAAGAGGGTTTTCTGAGACTGTTGATTTGAAGCTCAATTTTCATCAAGCTAATGATGATATTTCTTGTGCTATGGAGAATAATAAGATGAAGAATAGTGTTACTACTACTAAAGAAGTTGTTTGTAACAAAGATCCAATCAAGCCACCTGCCAA ggCACAAGTTGTGGGTTGGCCACCAGTGAGATCATTTAGGAAGAATGTAATGGCTCAAAAGAGCAACACTGAAGAAAGTGAGAAGACTACTGTTGCATTTGTCAAAGTTTGCATGGATGGTGCACCTTACCTGCGTAAGGTTGATTTGAAAATGTACAAAAGTTACCAAGAACTTTCTGATGCTTTGGCTAAGATGTTTAGCTCCTTTACTAATG GAAATTATGGGTCCCAAGGAATGATAGATTTTATGAATGAGAGCAAATTGATGGATCTCCTCAATAGTTCTGAATATGTGCCAACCTATGAAGATAAAGATGGAGATTGGATGCTTGTTGGAGATGTACCTTGGGA GATGTTTGTTGACTCATGCAAGCGTTTACGCATAATGAAAGGATCAGAAGCTATTGGACTTG CACCAAGAGCTATGGAGAAATGCAAGAGCAGGATCTAA